The window TGAGGTCCTCGGCACAAATCCACAAAATCCCCATGCCGGTAAACAGAGACCTCAGCATCATCAGGCAAATCATCAAGAATCTCAAGCTTATAAGGCTGGTCCTTAAAAAGCTCTCTTGCCTCCTCACGCGAAACAACCTGCTTCTCAAAAGGCAAATCCTTGGCTATAATCTCAGCCATTAAAGACTCAATCTTATCAAAATCCTCCTGTCCCACAGGACGTGGAAGCTCAAAATCATAATAAAAACCATTCTCAATAGCAGGACCAATAGCCACCTTAGTCCCCGGGAAAAGCCGCATAACAGCATCCGCCATAACATGAGCAGCAGAATGCCTAACTCGCTCTATATCGAGACGGGACATAAAAAACTCCTTTAAGCAAAAATAAGTAAAACAAGTCTCTATAATATGGAAAGAAAAGAGATATCTGTCAATCAATCAATACCGAACGTCGGAGCCATGTAAGCAAAAGAAAAGCAGAAAAGAGCGGCTCCTCCTGCCTACGGCATAAAAACATTTATCAATCAACTTGACATTTTTTTACAATACAGATATATTCTTTACAACAAATATCGCAGGGTAGAGCAGTTGGTAGCTCGTCGGGCTCATAACCCGAAGGTCGGAGGTTCGAGTCCTCCCCCTGCTAATCTCTCGCCGAAAGGCGATTTTTTTTTGCTTATAAAAATTCACAAGAGCACACCTGTTATGATAAAAAATAAAACAGCCTTTTTAAACTTTAATAAAGAAATACTGATAGGAGAAATAGGAGCAATACTGGGAGCACAAATAGCCTCTTACATAATATTTTCATTAACACACTCGAGAGACCTTGCTTCCATAGCAGCAATCTTGGGGTCTATAATAGGCGGAGCAATACTCTACCTTCCAACCCGCTACTACCATCAAAAACAGGCAAATACATTTTCTCCCAGAAAATTTGGCAAGGACCTGCTGTATTTTACACCGGTTGCTCTTGCATTAACAATACTTATCTACTATCCAAGTCTATATATGTTTGAAAATTATTTTCTAGGAAAACAGACTTTTATAATCTTTTCTACCTTTTTTTCACAGAGCATAAGCTTCTTTCTGTTTTTAATAGCAATAAACATATACAGAACAGCAATCCTTACGATAAAAGAAAAAGAACTATAAAGCACTATGCCTCAACATCAATCTCGCTGCCTACAGAATCATCATACACAGGTTCTGCCTCGGTTTGCTGCACATCAGAAGAAACATCAGAGGAAGGCGGCTCGGGAAGAGGAGGAGTAATAGGCATATATTCTACAGGCTCTATGTAATCCATAACAGCCTCCTAATATAAATATAACAAAAACAAAGAATTAAATCAAATTTAACCCAAGAAGTGGCATCTAATGTGACAAAATATCCTCAATAAATGACAAAGAGCCAGAAGAAGGGAGCCTATGATAAGAAGCAGAACAGGAAGAAGCAAGATATCGCATCTTGTCACCGTCTCCCGCATCGAGCAGTAGCACATTAACACCAGAAGAAGAAATCCGTCCGAGAATCTCCACAGCCTCAAGAAAACTGTCATTGCCTGCCATAATCGGCACATTGGACTCTGCATCAGAAATAAGAACAAGAGAAGCCCTATCCGCAGAACCTTTAAACCGCTCCAGCCTTATAATATCCCAGGCCTTAAGCAAACCGGCAGGAAGAGGCGTAGCATCCCCTACTCGGATATCCTCCATAGCCTTGGAAGCCATAAAAGCACTCACAGAAGGTTGCATGATGACATCTGCAGAATCTCCGTAAAAAGAAACAATTGCCACCCTGCACCTGTAAATATATGCCCTCCTCAGCAAAGATAAAGCTGCACCCTTGGCAACGGCCATTCTTCTTTTTACTCCCATTGACTCAGAAGC is drawn from Spirochaetia bacterium 38H-sp and contains these coding sequences:
- a CDS encoding VWA domain-containing protein; protein product: MDVDIAGDGVLKGRLLRSEKKTTGTRGRAVSVRPFSSGEKISDVSFFSSFIAAISEGDKRPSFPHLRRRVRKKDATDLVVFLVDASESMGVKRRMAVAKGAALSLLRRAYIYRCRVAIVSFYGDSADVIMQPSVSAFMASKAMEDIRVGDATPLPAGLLKAWDIIRLERFKGSADRASLVLISDAESNVPIMAGNDSFLEAVEILGRISSSGVNVLLLDAGDGDKMRYLASSCSASYHRLPSSGSLSFIEDILSH